Proteins encoded within one genomic window of Alcanivorax sp. REN37:
- a CDS encoding phage tail tip fiber protein, with translation MFIKSAVIGNASIGAAKLTDWLESDAKGPSGVPVLRLNFRTGEIQINSAQVGGWRMAMNNNGMRLYDENDTLRVSLGR, from the coding sequence GTGTTCATCAAGTCCGCGGTGATCGGCAATGCGAGCATCGGCGCCGCGAAGCTGACGGACTGGCTGGAGTCCGATGCCAAGGGGCCCAGCGGGGTGCCGGTGCTGCGGCTGAACTTCCGCACCGGCGAGATCCAGATTAACTCGGCACAGGTCGGTGGGTGGCGGATGGCCATGAACAATAACGGCATGCGTCTCTACGATGAAAACGACACATTGCGCGTGAGCCTTGGGCGATGA
- a CDS encoding AAA family ATPase has protein sequence MLIEFSVKNFRSIRERQTLSLVRGTGQELVDSNSFKSNTVNDIELLRSAAIYGPNAGGKSNFLLAVRAMKEIVVKSARTQRGDSLPVVPYRLNSETAQAPTEFEIVFIVDGVRYQYGFSAKEDRVYDEWLFAFPSGRPQRWFERFWVVDDQEYDWSFGSFLVGSKKTWMRSTRDNALFLSTAVQLNSQQLIPIYDWFRYVLRTGQVGGWGAEFTGSQCEGDQKERILQFLQAADLGISDVKVESRPFDSSLLPKELSEAFKEEVIEKISAADYKEYKVLRSTDSGDLLEFDLRDDESDGTETIFGFAGPWLDCLDNGYVLFVDELHNSLHPKLVKFLVSLFHDSSVNKNNAQLIFTTHETSILSQDVFRRDQIWFCSKEGGRETYLYPLSDFSPRKGRENLELTYLSGKYGAVPFVQGLK, from the coding sequence ATGCTGATAGAGTTTAGCGTGAAAAATTTTCGCTCGATCCGTGAGCGGCAGACGCTAAGCCTGGTGAGGGGGACCGGGCAAGAGCTGGTGGACTCAAATTCCTTTAAGTCTAACACGGTGAATGATATAGAGCTGCTTAGGTCAGCTGCTATTTATGGACCTAATGCTGGTGGAAAAAGTAACTTTCTTCTCGCTGTACGAGCCATGAAGGAGATTGTTGTTAAATCGGCTAGGACTCAGAGGGGGGATTCTCTGCCGGTCGTGCCATACCGACTTAACTCTGAGACTGCTCAAGCCCCGACGGAGTTTGAAATAGTCTTCATCGTTGACGGAGTGCGCTATCAATATGGCTTCTCAGCAAAAGAAGATAGAGTTTACGATGAGTGGCTTTTTGCATTCCCGAGCGGTAGGCCCCAGAGATGGTTTGAGCGCTTTTGGGTGGTTGACGATCAAGAGTATGACTGGTCATTTGGCAGCTTTTTGGTAGGAAGCAAAAAGACTTGGATGCGGTCAACACGAGATAATGCTCTCTTCCTGTCAACCGCCGTGCAGCTCAATAGTCAACAGCTTATACCAATTTATGATTGGTTCCGGTATGTGCTGAGAACGGGGCAGGTCGGAGGCTGGGGAGCTGAGTTCACCGGATCCCAGTGCGAGGGTGATCAGAAAGAACGCATTTTACAGTTTTTGCAAGCGGCAGATCTGGGTATTTCAGATGTTAAAGTTGAGAGTCGGCCTTTTGATAGCTCCTTGCTCCCTAAAGAGTTGAGCGAGGCTTTTAAGGAAGAAGTAATTGAAAAAATAAGTGCAGCAGATTACAAGGAGTATAAAGTGCTGCGGTCCACAGATTCTGGGGATTTGCTGGAGTTTGATTTAAGAGATGACGAATCAGATGGTACAGAAACAATTTTTGGTTTTGCAGGGCCTTGGCTTGACTGCCTAGATAATGGCTATGTTCTTTTTGTCGATGAGTTGCATAACAGCTTGCATCCAAAGCTTGTAAAATTTCTCGTTTCTCTTTTTCATGATAGCTCAGTAAATAAAAATAATGCCCAGCTTATTTTCACTACTCACGAGACATCTATCTTGAGTCAGGACGTCTTTAGACGCGATCAGATATGGTTCTGCAGTAAGGAGGGCGGACGAGAGACTTATCTATATCCGTTAAGTGATTTCAGTCCTAGGAAGGGGCGCGAGAATCTAGAATTGACTTACCTTTCAGGCAAGTATGGAGCCGTGCCTTTTGTGCAAGGATTGAAATAA
- a CDS encoding tyrosine-type recombinase/integrase, translating to MGKRGALPRRWAFKHGAFYYRPRKSELALFDGKSWYRLGTDYPTALRAFADKKELEAENKLSWAIDRYELEVLPTFKPNTQESYSASLRRLRLALGHNRFSQIEPMIVYQYLDAVAESRTMNVANNDLKVLNNVLNRAVRWGVIRANPVKSEVKYYGIRDGVKVARTRLVEDWELDEWKKVASPVQLAFAAIALLTGARKTDILRITLDDDRGDILRILNHKTGKESLFRMTAALREAITMARDTRVGSSEFLFTGPRGAGLVKNDRSERFDQNWRESMQRAIAETALKEPFTRHDLRAKVGSEAEDDARAQALLNHSSVEMTRTHYRRRKAIIDPVR from the coding sequence ATGGGTAAGCGCGGTGCGCTGCCGCGGCGGTGGGCGTTCAAACACGGTGCCTTCTACTACCGGCCGCGCAAGTCAGAACTGGCCCTGTTCGACGGCAAAAGCTGGTACCGCCTGGGCACTGACTACCCCACTGCACTGCGAGCGTTTGCCGACAAGAAAGAGCTCGAAGCCGAGAACAAGCTTTCTTGGGCCATTGATCGCTACGAGCTGGAAGTACTGCCCACCTTCAAACCGAACACCCAAGAGTCATACAGCGCTTCGTTGCGTAGGCTGCGGCTGGCACTCGGACATAACCGCTTCTCACAGATCGAGCCCATGATCGTCTACCAGTACCTGGACGCCGTTGCTGAGAGCCGCACCATGAACGTCGCCAACAACGACCTGAAGGTGCTGAACAACGTCCTCAACCGCGCCGTGCGCTGGGGAGTCATCCGCGCCAACCCAGTCAAAAGTGAAGTGAAGTACTACGGAATTCGAGATGGAGTGAAGGTCGCCCGCACTCGCCTGGTTGAAGACTGGGAGCTCGACGAATGGAAGAAGGTTGCGAGCCCGGTGCAGCTCGCATTTGCCGCCATCGCGCTACTCACCGGCGCACGCAAAACAGACATCCTGCGCATCACCCTCGATGACGACCGCGGTGATATTTTACGAATTCTCAATCACAAAACTGGGAAGGAGTCGCTGTTTCGCATGACGGCCGCGCTGCGTGAGGCAATCACAATGGCCAGGGACACGCGCGTTGGCAGCTCTGAATTCCTATTCACCGGCCCCCGTGGCGCCGGCCTCGTGAAGAACGACCGCAGCGAGCGCTTCGACCAAAACTGGCGTGAATCAATGCAGCGGGCAATAGCAGAAACGGCCCTAAAGGAGCCCTTCACCCGCCATGACCTGCGCGCAAAAGTGGGATCTGAAGCCGAAGATGATGCCCGCGCCCAGGCGCTGCTGAATCACTCCAGCGTGGAAATGACGCGCACGCACTATCGTCGCCGAAAAGCGATCATCGACCCGGTGCGTTAA
- a CDS encoding RloB family protein: protein MANANHRSRRKGRNAAQLSRKKSVKNPYERVLIVTEGSKTEPYYFRELRNHFRLSSANIEITGKSDPTPDCIIKYAKTAFARERSAGNPFDKVFCVFDRDSHAVYDAVVAEISTMRPRGVFSAVLSVPSFEYWLRLHFSYTAAPYAAAGRRSAGDMVVADLKRHIPAYEKALEGVFQLLLTRLDTALLNAERRSTEVEHEKSDNPSTQVHILVRYLMSFKENP, encoded by the coding sequence ATGGCCAACGCTAACCATAGATCTAGAAGGAAGGGGAGAAATGCTGCCCAACTCAGTAGAAAAAAGAGTGTTAAAAATCCTTACGAAAGAGTCCTGATAGTTACCGAGGGAAGTAAGACTGAGCCATACTATTTTAGGGAGCTGAGAAATCACTTTAGACTTAGTAGTGCCAATATTGAAATTACTGGCAAAAGCGACCCTACTCCTGATTGCATTATTAAGTATGCCAAGACAGCTTTTGCTAGGGAGAGGAGTGCTGGAAATCCTTTTGATAAAGTCTTTTGCGTCTTCGATAGAGACTCTCACGCGGTTTACGATGCTGTAGTTGCGGAAATATCTACGATGAGGCCAAGGGGGGTCTTTAGTGCAGTTTTATCGGTGCCTTCATTTGAGTACTGGCTGAGGCTGCACTTTAGTTATACGGCAGCACCTTATGCGGCGGCAGGGAGGAGGAGTGCTGGCGACATGGTTGTTGCAGATTTAAAGAGGCACATTCCTGCTTATGAAAAAGCTCTGGAAGGGGTGTTTCAACTCCTGCTGACCAGACTGGACACAGCCCTTTTGAATGCTGAGAGGCGGTCGACCGAGGTGGAGCATGAAAAGAGTGACAATCCTAGCACTCAAGTACACATTCTCGTGCGATATTTGATGAGCTTTAAAGAGAATCCTTGA
- a CDS encoding DUF4224 domain-containing protein, protein MFILDHTELIKLTGKKHSAAQREALRLMGVPFGERPDGKPVVTRDAVNTSLGIKTQPQESRGSVNLEFLNG, encoded by the coding sequence ATGTTCATTCTCGACCACACAGAGCTGATCAAGCTGACCGGCAAGAAACACAGCGCCGCCCAGCGTGAAGCCTTGCGTCTGATGGGTGTGCCCTTCGGCGAACGCCCGGACGGAAAACCCGTTGTCACCCGCGATGCCGTGAACACCTCATTGGGCATTAAAACGCAGCCCCAAGAGTCGCGCGGCAGCGTGAACCTGGAATTCCTCAATGGGTAA
- the ssb gene encoding single-stranded DNA-binding protein, producing the protein MARGINKVILIGNLGQDPETRFMPNGGAVTNVSLATSESWKDKNSGQMQERTEWHRVVFFNRLAEIAGEYLKKGSKVYVEGSLRTRKWQGQDGQDRYTTEIVASEMQMLDGRGEGSSRAGGGFGGGHARDQQPNGFDGDGAGAGGFARPQRDSNAYQAARDGSTTPPLKANDFDDDIPF; encoded by the coding sequence ATGGCGCGCGGCATCAATAAAGTCATCTTGATCGGCAACCTGGGCCAGGACCCGGAAACCCGTTTCATGCCCAACGGGGGCGCTGTCACCAACGTCAGCCTGGCCACCAGTGAAAGCTGGAAGGACAAAAACAGCGGGCAGATGCAGGAACGCACTGAATGGCACCGGGTGGTGTTCTTCAATCGCTTGGCTGAGATTGCCGGTGAGTACCTGAAGAAGGGCAGCAAGGTGTACGTCGAGGGCTCGCTGCGCACCCGCAAGTGGCAGGGTCAGGATGGTCAAGACCGCTACACCACCGAGATCGTTGCCAGCGAAATGCAGATGCTGGACGGCCGCGGTGAAGGCAGCTCTAGAGCTGGTGGTGGATTTGGCGGCGGGCATGCCCGTGACCAGCAACCTAACGGCTTTGACGGCGATGGCGCCGGTGCCGGCGGCTTCGCACGCCCACAGCGCGACTCGAACGCCTATCAGGCGGCGCGCGATGGTTCAACAACTCCGCCTTTGAAGGCGAACGACTTCGACGACGACATACCGTTCTAA
- a CDS encoding OmpP1/FadL family transporter, translated as MNLKPLALAVAFGASSLALPAFASMGNAPSTYGLLPSDVASAQALSVFNSQVSAVYYNPANLVRDRRGELTGGLFHADHDLKTNGSRIMNTPSQQVQLGLKTDLSNLSTLDHPLYFGLMVGVEKYGKEMMAFGSNTSNAPQYFSYGRQPLFLTAGAGTNIWRGIDVGFSLRVTLHANATLNTDTTLAGNTSNEELDVSAKPVFRPIVGLNLRWGETFCQKADCWMNNLETALSYRAYSNTRTKVRSNVAVPGVIQPPGLNLAIQTLDSFQPEITTLGVKYDFGQFRLGVTGEYQAWGRLQRELRDDTIKDQAHANFRDIFIPRIGVEFDVGEHFTFTAGVAHERSPLESKRTVGVNYIDADKTVLGLGVTTKLPKVPLLAWPVRMDLGYQYQRLDKRDFEVVSSNGTPLGNARTEGDVHVFAGSVTLNF; from the coding sequence GTGAACCTCAAACCCCTCGCTTTGGCGGTGGCCTTCGGCGCCTCTTCACTGGCTCTGCCGGCTTTCGCCTCAATGGGTAATGCGCCATCCACTTACGGGTTGCTGCCTTCGGATGTCGCATCAGCGCAGGCTCTTTCGGTATTCAACAGCCAGGTCTCGGCGGTGTATTACAACCCTGCCAACCTAGTGCGTGACCGTCGCGGCGAACTCACCGGCGGCCTGTTCCACGCCGACCATGACCTCAAAACCAACGGCAGCCGCATCATGAACACGCCGTCGCAGCAGGTGCAACTGGGTCTGAAAACCGACCTCTCCAACCTTTCCACGCTGGACCACCCGCTCTACTTCGGGCTGATGGTCGGGGTGGAAAAGTACGGCAAGGAAATGATGGCGTTTGGCTCCAACACCAGTAACGCGCCGCAATATTTCAGCTACGGCCGCCAGCCGCTGTTCCTAACCGCTGGGGCCGGTACCAATATCTGGCGCGGTATTGATGTCGGCTTTTCACTGCGGGTCACCCTGCATGCCAACGCCACTTTAAATACCGATACCACCCTGGCCGGCAACACCTCGAACGAAGAGTTGGACGTCTCTGCCAAGCCGGTATTCCGTCCGATCGTGGGCCTCAACCTGCGCTGGGGTGAGACCTTCTGTCAGAAGGCCGATTGCTGGATGAACAACTTGGAAACCGCGCTTTCTTACCGCGCCTATTCCAACACCCGCACCAAAGTGCGCTCCAACGTGGCGGTGCCGGGTGTGATCCAGCCGCCGGGGCTGAACTTGGCGATCCAGACGCTGGATTCATTCCAGCCGGAAATCACCACCCTCGGCGTCAAATATGACTTCGGCCAGTTCCGCCTCGGCGTCACTGGGGAGTACCAAGCCTGGGGCCGGCTGCAGCGGGAACTGCGTGACGACACTATCAAGGACCAAGCACACGCCAACTTCCGCGACATTTTCATTCCGCGTATCGGCGTGGAGTTTGATGTCGGTGAGCACTTCACCTTCACCGCCGGTGTTGCCCACGAGCGCAGCCCGTTGGAAAGCAAGCGCACCGTCGGCGTGAACTACATCGATGCGGACAAAACTGTGCTTGGCCTTGGCGTGACCACCAAGCTGCCGAAAGTCCCGCTGCTGGCATGGCCGGTGCGCATGGACCTCGGCTACCAGTATCAGCGTTTGGACAAACGCGACTTTGAGGTTGTGAGCAGCAACGGCACTCCGCTTGGCAACGCACGCACCGAGGGTGATGTGCACGTGTTCGCCGGCTCCGTAACGCTGAATTTCTAA
- the bet gene encoding phage recombination protein Bet produces the protein MNAQAKPSLLAKFGDRYAVDPNKMFETLKATAFKQRDGSAPSNEQMMALLVVADQYRLNPFTREIYAFPDKQNGIVPVVGVDGWSRIINGHPEFDGMEFRYSDALVTPPGASAPSHEWVECVMYRKDRGRPIVVREYLDEVYRAPFKEGMKGPWQTHTKRFLRHKAMIQCARLAFGFVGIFDEDEAGRIAEQSERDMGAAQVVREQAKALPACPEEQIEKYAAVVESGQRPAEQIISMLQTRYELTPGQRSALLEVATTQGDQA, from the coding sequence ATGAACGCACAAGCAAAGCCCAGTCTGCTGGCGAAATTTGGTGACCGCTACGCGGTAGATCCAAACAAGATGTTTGAGACGTTGAAAGCCACCGCTTTCAAGCAGCGCGACGGATCTGCGCCAAGCAATGAGCAAATGATGGCTCTCCTGGTGGTGGCGGATCAGTACCGACTGAACCCCTTCACTCGTGAGATTTATGCGTTCCCCGACAAGCAGAACGGAATCGTCCCAGTCGTAGGTGTGGACGGTTGGAGCCGAATCATCAACGGGCATCCGGAATTTGACGGCATGGAATTCCGTTACAGCGACGCGCTTGTAACGCCGCCCGGCGCATCTGCACCGAGCCATGAGTGGGTTGAGTGCGTGATGTATCGGAAAGACCGAGGCCGCCCGATTGTGGTTCGCGAGTACCTGGACGAGGTTTACCGGGCCCCTTTCAAAGAGGGCATGAAGGGGCCGTGGCAGACCCACACAAAGCGCTTCTTGCGGCACAAGGCCATGATCCAGTGCGCCCGCTTGGCATTCGGCTTTGTCGGCATCTTTGACGAAGACGAGGCCGGGCGCATCGCTGAGCAGTCCGAGAGGGACATGGGCGCCGCCCAGGTTGTACGCGAGCAGGCAAAGGCCCTACCTGCGTGCCCGGAAGAGCAGATCGAAAAGTACGCAGCGGTCGTTGAATCCGGCCAGCGTCCTGCCGAGCAGATCATTTCCATGCTCCAGACGCGCTACGAACTTACGCCGGGCCAGCGCTCTGCGCTGCTGGAAGTCGCAACTACCCAGGGAGATCAGGCATGA
- a CDS encoding lambda-exonuclease family protein has protein sequence MKIIQGLIQGTAEWLEHRSNARNASDAPAVMGASSYKTRDQLMSERATGITPEVDAATQARFDRGHAIEEAARQIAERIVGDDLFPVIGTTDDGYLSASFDGLTMCCTTAWECKSWNERKAASVRAGEVPDTDYWQVIQQLVVSGAERVLYMITDGTDEKCVWMWVELPAGATEQLFAAWQQFDADSAGYTPAPVEAPAVGKTMDSLPALSVRVEGRVIASNLDVFREHAMAVIEGINTDLQTDQDFADAETAVKWCRDVESRLDGAEQSILGQTADIDAAVRTVRDVKEATRQKRLALERLVKAQKEALRQKIALDARGSWQHHAEVIAVALGHRVQLNLGRPDIDGAMKGKRTIASLRDAASTAVAQWKVSASLTHQAAAKALAMIDDAGRPELFRDLNELVTKDAEALEHIIAGRIAEAERQEQERQAAERERIRVEEEARARHLAEREAQAQAQAQAQAQAQAQAQASMVEPAPHPQQVREPAAGEAMMKLGDINALIAPLAINADGLAQLGFQPAGQERAARLYRASDFQAICNAMAQRLAQACKQREAA, from the coding sequence ATGAAAATCATCCAAGGACTGATTCAAGGCACCGCTGAATGGCTTGAGCATCGTTCGAATGCGCGTAATGCCAGTGATGCACCGGCAGTCATGGGCGCAAGCTCGTACAAGACGCGTGATCAGCTGATGAGCGAGCGCGCAACAGGCATCACCCCTGAAGTGGATGCGGCAACCCAAGCTCGCTTCGACCGTGGACACGCAATCGAAGAGGCAGCGCGTCAGATTGCCGAGCGCATTGTCGGCGACGACCTGTTTCCGGTAATCGGCACAACCGATGACGGCTACCTCTCCGCGTCTTTCGACGGTCTCACGATGTGCTGCACTACCGCCTGGGAATGCAAGAGCTGGAACGAGCGCAAAGCAGCATCTGTGCGCGCTGGAGAGGTGCCGGACACCGACTACTGGCAAGTAATCCAGCAGCTTGTAGTCAGTGGCGCAGAGCGCGTGCTCTACATGATCACCGACGGCACTGACGAAAAGTGCGTTTGGATGTGGGTCGAGCTGCCCGCCGGCGCTACCGAGCAGCTGTTCGCCGCCTGGCAGCAGTTCGACGCCGACTCCGCCGGCTACACCCCGGCCCCGGTCGAAGCCCCGGCCGTAGGCAAGACGATGGACAGCTTGCCGGCGCTGAGTGTGCGGGTTGAGGGCCGCGTGATCGCATCCAACCTAGATGTTTTCCGCGAGCACGCCATGGCGGTGATCGAGGGCATCAACACTGACCTGCAGACCGATCAGGACTTTGCTGACGCAGAGACGGCCGTGAAGTGGTGTCGCGATGTCGAGTCACGGCTTGACGGTGCCGAGCAGTCTATTCTGGGCCAGACCGCTGACATCGACGCTGCGGTGCGGACAGTTCGCGACGTGAAAGAAGCGACTCGGCAGAAGCGGCTCGCGCTTGAGCGGCTGGTTAAAGCCCAGAAAGAGGCGCTGCGGCAGAAAATCGCGCTCGATGCTCGCGGCTCCTGGCAGCATCACGCCGAAGTTATCGCCGTCGCACTTGGCCACCGCGTTCAGCTGAACCTCGGTCGCCCCGACATCGACGGCGCGATGAAAGGCAAGCGGACGATCGCAAGTCTGCGCGACGCCGCCAGCACTGCCGTAGCGCAGTGGAAAGTGTCAGCCAGTCTGACGCACCAGGCCGCGGCCAAGGCGCTCGCGATGATCGACGATGCCGGCCGGCCTGAGCTGTTCCGTGACCTCAACGAACTGGTAACGAAAGACGCCGAGGCGCTGGAGCACATCATCGCGGGCCGCATTGCTGAAGCCGAGCGGCAGGAGCAAGAGCGACAAGCTGCAGAGCGCGAGCGGATTCGTGTTGAAGAAGAGGCGCGGGCCCGGCACCTCGCCGAGCGCGAGGCACAGGCACAGGCACAGGCACAGGCACAGGCACAGGCACAGGCACAGGCACAGGCATCCATGGTCGAGCCGGCGCCGCATCCCCAGCAAGTGCGCGAGCCAGCCGCAGGCGAAGCAATGATGAAGCTCGGCGACATCAATGCCCTGATCGCCCCGCTTGCAATCAACGCCGACGGCCTCGCCCAGCTCGGCTTCCAGCCGGCGGGCCAAGAGCGGGCTGCTCGCCTCTACCGTGCGTCCGACTTCCAGGCAATCTGCAACGCAATGGCCCAGCGCCTGGCTCAGGCCTGCAAACAGCGGGAGGCGGCGTGA
- a CDS encoding LexA family transcriptional regulator, producing the protein MSEERKRPLTEDEAAECRSLKSLWERKRKEGMSLTQSAAGDALGISQAAVSHYLNGRNRLNLSAALGFAKFLGADISDFSPRLAAEHRSLANARPAEAKIVGALDPWDDTTPLHDDDVELPLLKTVCLAAGAGLEPGSEDFDGMKLRFSKSTLRKVGVQPECAVCVMVMGNSMEPMLPDGATVGVNTADKAIKDGDIYAINHNGELRVKQLYRLKQEGLRLRSINRDEWEDEDLGAEEAAAVIVIGRVFWWSALR; encoded by the coding sequence ATGAGCGAAGAGAGAAAGCGCCCGCTGACTGAAGATGAGGCGGCTGAATGCCGGTCCCTGAAGTCACTGTGGGAAAGAAAACGCAAAGAGGGGATGTCGTTGACTCAGTCGGCGGCAGGCGACGCGCTTGGCATTTCACAAGCCGCTGTCAGCCATTACCTCAATGGCCGCAATAGGCTGAACCTCTCGGCCGCCCTTGGTTTTGCGAAGTTTCTGGGCGCAGACATCTCTGACTTCAGTCCTAGGCTTGCTGCGGAGCACCGCTCTCTCGCCAATGCTCGCCCAGCTGAAGCCAAGATCGTCGGCGCACTTGATCCGTGGGACGACACCACCCCTCTGCACGATGATGACGTCGAGCTTCCGTTGTTGAAGACTGTGTGCCTCGCTGCCGGCGCCGGCCTTGAGCCTGGCTCAGAAGACTTCGACGGCATGAAGCTGCGCTTCAGCAAGAGCACTCTGCGCAAGGTTGGTGTGCAGCCGGAATGCGCAGTCTGTGTGATGGTCATGGGCAACTCGATGGAGCCCATGCTGCCTGACGGTGCAACGGTAGGTGTGAACACCGCGGACAAAGCGATCAAAGACGGTGACATCTACGCGATCAATCACAACGGTGAGCTACGTGTGAAGCAGCTTTACCGCCTGAAGCAGGAAGGCTTGCGCCTGCGCAGCATCAATCGCGATGAGTGGGAAGATGAGGATCTTGGCGCAGAGGAAGCTGCGGCGGTGATTGTCATTGGGAGAGTGTTTTGGTGGTCAGCGCTTCGGTAG
- a CDS encoding DUF2793 domain-containing protein encodes MSTVNNGIPFVPENTVDPAAGLNQALNVVDALLQVQVQSVGENSPPSSLADGDRFVVGTAPTGAWAGRSGKLARWLNEGWDFYDAVIVVSKADDRLYIRAGSGWMPVG; translated from the coding sequence ATGAGTACAGTGAACAACGGAATTCCTTTCGTACCAGAGAACACTGTGGATCCTGCTGCAGGACTCAATCAAGCTCTCAACGTGGTAGATGCTTTGCTACAAGTACAGGTGCAGTCGGTGGGTGAGAACAGCCCGCCTTCATCGCTAGCGGATGGTGATCGCTTTGTAGTGGGGACAGCTCCGACAGGGGCTTGGGCAGGGCGGAGCGGAAAGTTGGCGCGCTGGCTGAATGAGGGGTGGGACTTCTATGATGCGGTGATTGTCGTGAGCAAGGCCGACGACCGGCTGTATATCCGTGCCGGTTCAGGTTGGATGCCGGTGGGCTAG
- a CDS encoding GTA baseplate fiber-binding domain-containing protein → MFKIHLLGATLPSKTCPTFRLPQFSIISAELNRKDAITVPRVLHLEYFDIDGGLSADKQTSDRSLDNRSVSETKIQTAVLMGADDAARSVVINHKISTEEQRGTYEFSLPEQYIWLAVGDCISLDSQRLRIIEIEIDDGLQNYKAVFDRRSAYQTTVQGVPVERPIDPPSLVVAGTVLHFIDSHILRDADDRLGFYVAVSGAGEGWSGARVELSTDGGETFIESVDAYTDADTGVLDAPLPAHPVWYPDTRNTLRVAMARTDMEFESADLRGMQNRQNLALVGDEIVSLGNAEEVEPGIWEFTHLLRGRKGSPIATHPAGTRFVSLERSQLWFIDAELYMLASELTFRATSFGASESSTASAVFLGRSQAERQPSYLSATRRGGELIIDWQGVGRLGGGARVSMGAHFTGFDVTVNGAAPVLVQQPPYRVADPGSGAVVSVSQINRFTGPGPASEIVI, encoded by the coding sequence ATGTTCAAGATCCACCTCCTTGGCGCTACTCTGCCATCAAAGACCTGTCCAACATTCCGACTTCCTCAGTTTAGCATAATTTCAGCTGAGCTGAACCGTAAAGACGCCATCACGGTGCCCCGTGTGTTGCATCTTGAGTACTTCGACATCGACGGCGGCTTGAGCGCTGATAAGCAGACCAGCGACCGAAGCCTCGATAACCGTTCGGTGTCTGAGACGAAGATCCAAACCGCAGTGCTCATGGGGGCTGACGACGCCGCTCGCTCAGTGGTGATCAATCACAAGATCAGTACTGAAGAACAGCGGGGTACCTACGAGTTCAGTTTGCCAGAGCAGTACATCTGGCTTGCCGTCGGTGACTGCATTTCGCTGGATAGTCAGCGGCTGCGGATCATAGAAATTGAGATCGATGACGGGCTGCAGAACTACAAGGCGGTATTTGACCGGCGCAGCGCCTATCAAACCACTGTGCAGGGAGTGCCGGTGGAACGGCCCATCGATCCACCCAGCCTAGTTGTTGCAGGAACGGTTCTGCACTTCATAGACAGCCATATCCTGCGTGATGCCGACGACCGGCTGGGCTTCTACGTTGCCGTGAGCGGGGCAGGGGAGGGCTGGAGCGGCGCACGAGTCGAGTTGTCCACGGACGGCGGTGAAACCTTCATCGAGTCAGTAGACGCCTACACCGACGCCGACACCGGTGTGCTCGACGCTCCCTTACCGGCACACCCGGTCTGGTACCCAGATACGCGGAATACACTGCGTGTGGCGATGGCTCGCACCGATATGGAGTTCGAAAGTGCCGACCTGCGTGGCATGCAAAACCGGCAGAACCTGGCACTGGTTGGCGATGAGATCGTCAGCCTTGGCAACGCGGAAGAAGTGGAACCAGGCATTTGGGAATTCACTCATCTACTGCGCGGCCGCAAAGGTTCGCCCATCGCTACGCACCCAGCCGGCACACGCTTTGTTAGCCTTGAGCGCTCGCAACTGTGGTTCATCGACGCAGAGCTGTACATGCTGGCAAGCGAGCTTACGTTCCGCGCGACCTCTTTCGGGGCCTCAGAAAGCAGCACGGCTTCGGCCGTGTTTCTGGGCCGCTCCCAGGCTGAGCGCCAGCCTTCCTACTTGAGCGCTACGCGCAGAGGCGGCGAGCTGATCATCGATTGGCAGGGAGTCGGCAGGCTGGGCGGCGGAGCGCGCGTTAGTATGGGCGCTCACTTCACTGGCTTTGATGTGACTGTAAACGGTGCAGCGCCGGTGCTGGTACAACAGCCTCCCTACCGCGTTGCGGATCCCGGCTCGGGGGCTGTGGTCAGCGTAAGCCAGATCAATCGCTTTACCGGTCCTGGGCCGGCTTCGGAGATCGTCATATGA
- a CDS encoding Cro/CI family transcriptional regulator, whose product MHKVSLADFVADKGQSHAAALLGMTQPGLSKALRAGREIYVTETSTGRFMASEVRPFPSQQRREQATG is encoded by the coding sequence ATGCACAAGGTTTCCCTTGCCGACTTTGTCGCTGACAAAGGGCAGTCACATGCGGCGGCGCTGTTGGGTATGACACAGCCCGGTTTGAGTAAGGCCCTCAGAGCGGGCCGCGAGATCTATGTCACGGAAACGTCGACCGGCCGATTCATGGCGTCAGAAGTTCGACCTTTTCCATCGCAGCAGCGTCGAGAGCAGGCCACTGGCTGA